From the genome of Armatimonadota bacterium:
AGCATGCCAGGCGCGGGGAGGTCGTGGAGGTCGCTCCCCGCCAGGTCACGGTTTTCGAGATTCGCCTGCTGGAGTTCGTCCCCGGGCCCCGTGCTACCGCGCTGGTGCAGGTGGAGTGCTCCAAGGGAACCTACATTCGGGCTCTGGCCAGCGATCTGGGCAGGCGGCTGGGCGTAGGCGGGCACGCTTCCTTCGTGTTGCGCACGCGCGTCGGTCGCTTCACACTCGACTCCAGCCTCACGCTGGAGGAGCTCTCCGGGGCCGAGGATCTGGCGCGCCTTCTGGTGCCGCCTGATGAGGCCCTGAATCACCTGCCCGTGGTGGATCTCACAGCACTTCAACGCCGCCAGGTATTGGATGGTATGGCGATCCCGTTGTTCCAGATCCCCGGGTGGGCAAGTTTGCCAGCGGACCTGCCGATCCGCCTCCGTGACGAGCGGGGTCTGGTGGCCGTGGGCCGCGTGGAGGCCGGGCGTCTGCTTCCGTCTCGCGTTCTCAGAGGGACAGGCGCGCGATGAACGTTGTACGCGGGCTGGAGGATCTGCCTTCGGATACCGGGCCGGCCGCCGTGGCCCTGGGGA
Proteins encoded in this window:
- the truB gene encoding tRNA pseudouridine(55) synthase TruB, producing the protein MTRRPLTPDPAHISGAVNVLKPPGMTSHDMVDALRRLTGVRRIGHTGTLDPGASGVLVLCVGRATRIAEFLSDQPKGYRAEFTFGVETDSGDAYGAVVGGSDASGLTASTLGKALTEFVGAIQQVPPMVSAVRRSGRRLYEHARRGEVVEVAPRQVTVFEIRLLEFVPGPRATALVQVECSKGTYIRALASDLGRRLGVGGHASFVLRTRVGRFTLDSSLTLEELSGAEDLARLLVPPDEALNHLPVVDLTALQRRQVLDGMAIPLFQIPGWASLPADLPIRLRDERGLVAVGRVEAGRLLPSRVLRGTGAR